The sequence below is a genomic window from Candidatus Krumholzibacteriota bacterium.
CGCGATGGAGCAGGAGCTGCGGTTCGCGATCCGCGAGGGCGGACGTACCGTCGGCGCCGGCGTCGTGACCAATATCATCGAGTAACGAAGCGGTAACCTGAAGGGATCGGGAGAGATGAGAGAACTGGTGA
It includes:
- a CDS encoding elongation factor Tu, translating into AMEQELRFAIREGGRTVGAGVVTNIIE